CTTGGGGTTTCCTGTGGGGCTAGAATATACAAAAAGGTATTAGATGCAAAGCTATTGTGTGTTTATATACTTTTGGCCAAGGGGCTCTGCATGATTTTCATGGGTTTCAGTGATCCTCCCACTTCTTGGTGGGCcagatccccattttacagaggaaactgaggtgcagacaTGACACAGTCTCAGGCTCACCCAAGTGAGTAAGTGGCAAATATCGGTCAGACATCTTGACTCCCTTGTCCCTATGCCTGACTGCACTGCTGTGGGAACCACGAGACAGAAGTTTAGACAAGACGCTGACCAAAGCTAGTAGCCAAATGAGTAGTGCTGTGTCTATAGATCCTAATTCTCATAAGGAAGTGATTCAACCCGTATTTCCTTTTGGGCGCATCCCTCACAATGACTTACACTGCTTTCCAGAACTGTCCATAATTGCTCATGTCCATCATCCCTCTGCTAAGAAGGAAGGGGGCAGTTGTGTCATCAAAAGGTGGGATTAATGGAGGATGGGGACAAAGCAAACGGACTAAAGTGGTAGGAAAAGGGTAGTGGAACAGCTCAGCTCCACCTTTGATGGGGCCTGGAACTGCCTCACCACAATCTCATCTTTTCCTAAGAGAACGTGAAAAGCAGCCACCATTTCATTTCATGCGAAGTCCTGCAGTTAGATCCAAGTTCATCTTCAGGGTCCAGTagtcaccagctgtgtgaccatgagtaactcacttaacttctctgtgtcctcCTCTGTCAGAGGGACATAATAATGTACCTGCCTCACTgagttgttgagaggattaaatgagatagtatcTATAAAGTGCCTAGCATGGGACCTGACACACAGCacctgctcaataaatgttagctaatattagttatccatttaattaaaacattttcatccatTATCTACTAAGGTCCAGGGACTGTTTTTAGTGGTGGGTAAACAGCGGTGAACAAGACAAGAAAGGCACCTATTTCCTAGAGCTCATATTATGATGGAGGAGATAGATAACAAACAAATGAAGGATAACTAAATAAGCCCATTTAGGATAATTGTCATAAGCCTCATAAGGAAAATTAGCAGGATTTCTTTATATAGGATGGTCAGGAATGAACTCTCTGAGGTGGTGATATTTGAGCTAACACCTGAAGGGTTAGGTAAAGCCAGCTCTGTGTAGAGCTCAAGGAAGAACATTCCAGTCAAGAGAATCAGGCAGAGTTTTTCTGATAGGAAGTGTGAGAGGCTGCAGTGTCCCTTTATTCCCATGCTGCAAGCTGGAATTTGAATATGAATTTACACATCGAATATTGGAAGCATTGGTACTTATTCTGCCCCCTTTAAACTTAATTTATCTCTTTAAAACAGGTTGCTGCCACCTGCAAATTTCagtgttatagactgaatgtttgtgtcccaaCAAAATTCATATGGTGAAGCTCTAACCACCAGTGTGATTGTATTTAGAGATGGGgcctctaaggaagtaattaaggttaaataaggtcataagggtgtggccctgatccaataggattagtgcccttatgagaagagacaccagagagctctctcccctccatgtgaggacacagtgagaaggcagccatctgcaagcctggaagagtcctcaccagaaactaaattggctggcaccttgatcttggacttctagcctccagaactgtgaggaaattactgttgtttaagccacatgTCCACGTCATTGCTTTATGACTAAGACACCAAGATAAATGTATTATTCTACCCTGAATAAGACTGGTATCAGCAAAGTATACTCACAGGCAACTTCTGCAGAAAGCGCACCCCTGGGTGGCAGAGGGGGTAATTGAACTGAGAACTGATCTGTAACATtcctggagagagaggaagaagaggagtcaGTGTTCGGTTTTGATCACATCTAccgatttaaaagaaaatgtcaaggAAAGTGGACAGAGTTGAACATTCAAATCTTGGTCCCTGAAGATTGGAAgcatttccttctgtttctaggTCTTTGTATCCTATGGTAACTGGCACTCTGAAGAAACCATTTCCTTTAGCCCGGGGAACAGCTGGATTTGAGGGAAGGGAGTTGAAGCACTATAACTTAGAGCTCTTCTTGCTGTGTTCATCTCAGCTGGATTAGGAGGGGGAGGTAAGCACCAGGTGTATTTTGATTTGAAAAACAGATGTACTCCTAACGCAAAGTGTGCACACATCATGTGACAGCAATACTGGGTATTTATCCTGCTGATCACCAAAATATAAGGTactagaatgttcatagcagccctattcacaatagccccaaactggacgCTACCCAAATACCCATCAGTGTTAGAATGGATAAATGCATCATggggcacagtggataagactccatgctcccaatgcagggggcccgggtttgatccctggtcaggtaactagatctcacatgcatgccgcaagtaggagttcgcatgccacaactaaggagtgcTGGAACCACATACAACAaggagcccatgttctgcaactaagGCCTGGcacaaccagagagagagagagagagagagaaagaaaggaaggaaggaaggaaggaaggaaggaaggaaggaaggaaggaaggaaggaaggaaggaagggagggaaaattcATTGTGGTTCACTCCCACAGTGGAATACTCTATGGCAATAAGATGAACAATCtagtacctcaaaaactggtacaagagtgtaatgcaattatattccaataaaaaaaaaaaagatgaacaatcTACAACCATGCACAATGACTCTCACAAAAAAAAATGCTGGGCAGAAGAAGCTAAACACCAAATAATACACACTGTataattccatgtatatgaagCATAAAAACAGGGAAAAACGAGCCTATGCTATTTCTGATGGCAGTTATCCTTGGGGTTTGATGGAAAGGGAATATTTGCGGTTGAGGAGCtgataattttgtttcttctggGTGCCAGCGACTGAGTCTGTTCAGTTTGTGGAAATTCATCAAGTTGTACTCTTGCCAtgtgtatttttctgtgtttatattatacttcagtaagaagttttaataaaaagatAGACTCCAAGAAAGCTTCCTACCCAGACCCCCATTGCCCTCTATGTCCTCTGATTTCCAAACTGGTACTTTTTTTCCAGATTGATTCTTCTGAGCCAAGTTTTGGCCTCCTGTATGTGCTTAAGTCCCTCTGGGAATGCAGAAGCATTTTTAGGCTGTTGGGGTGAATGGAGGAGGAACATGTGGCAAGAGCTCCATCAGTGGCCTGTCTCCACCCTTCCGTGGCTCTTCCcaggagaagagggaaatttatcTGACTTGGGGAAAAATCTAGCTTCTCCCACTTTCTCCTCCAGAGCTGGCCTGACTGCCTAAAGCATATATTCTGCTTGAGTCTTTGCCACTCAGAGAAATGGCCCTGTCCGGGGTTGGGGGAGACCTGAGGCTGTCGAGGGCTGCCTGTGCACTGTGTGGGAAagtttgcctggttttgaattAGGAAACAAGCTTGGCCATGGAGAGGAGCCGCATTCTGCAATGTCAGTTTTATTCTCAATAATGGCAATATTTTGGTTACCTAACTGCATGATATATTTGTCTTAGTCCTCAAGGGGATCAGAATCGGTGGGGAAGAGGTCTATTATTTACTGAATCCCTTGAGCCCCAACAAAAGCCACTTTAGAATGactttatatttttggttttttaatttattttttttgctttattatttgtttatttattttaatttttactgaaaaaatcttttggccacactgtgtggcttgcaggatcttaactccccagccagggatgaaacccaggcccttgacagtgaaagctcagagtcccaaccactggactactATGGAATTCCCAgtgcaaacattttaaagaaagaactggCCCTTGACCAGCTTCTGGGAGATAATCTCTAAACCCTTAGAACATCCTGCCGGTTAAGAGTGTCTGTGTATAACggggccttgggccagctggagAGCTTATGCTAACAATGTGACTGATGGTGAGTGCCTGCTGTGTTTGCCCAGGGCCCTGGGTCTTGCTGTATCAGTTTGGCCTCTGGAGTGGGGCAGGAGATGGAATAGCCTCAGTAGGTCCTGCAGGTGCTCCTTGCCTATGAGATGCGTCGCCGGTAAAAACCATAGAAACCAAGTCTTGGGTGAGCTTCTCTGGTTGGCATTGCTTCTCACATGGGGTCACACATcaatgttgtgagaattaagtgcaGTCTGTGTGATTCACATGGGAGAGGACAGCTGCCCTGGACTCCATCCTATGTGACTTTTCCTTTGCTGAGTTTGATCAGTATCCTTTcgctgtaataacctataacctTTTCTGGGTCCTGTGAGGCCTTCTAGCAAATAATCCAGCCTAaaggtggtcttggggaccccctACAGAGACAGCAGTAACAAAGCCTCAAAGATATCACAAGATACAAGAGTAAAATGAATGGTATATTTTTATTCAGTACATAGCTTTTAGAAGACTATATTTGtaatctcaaaagaaaagaagggtaaaacaaaacaaaacaaaacaaaaagaagggtAAACCTAACCCTGAGTGGTGGGCCCAGAACACAGTGCCCGACCTGTGACCTCTATCAAACTAGATGAGACTGGGGAGGAGTTGGAGAGCGGAGAGAGCCAGGTGTTACCCTGCACCCCAAAGCCCTAAGGCCCCTTCCCTTGCAGTGCGGACAGTTGGCGGACATGACATCTCCCTGGAGTTTAAGGCACACTGCACAGTAGCGCAGGCGCAAGAATGGAAGTGAATAGGCAGttctcaaaattaaaatgcagaagGATTCCCTCCCCAACTTACTCATACATCGTTTCTTCATCTCTCTGCTTTTGCTTCAAGGGCTTGGCAACTTCCCATttctttcctaaggaaaaaaaaaaagtatattcattTAGGAAGAATTATCAAAAGTTGGTATTTTTAGAGTTTAGAAGAGATCAGAGACCCGGCGGGTTCAGGAATTTGGGAGAAAAACCATCCAGAGGAAATAGACTTAGGGACACAGAGCTCATAAGTGGTAGGGCTGGAATCTTACCCAGGCCGTCTGACCACAGAGCCTGGGCACTGCCCACTGCGGGCTGTGCCTATTCCCCCGTTGCCTAGTACTACGTCTACCTAGCACGTCACTGGCACTCAGAACTACTGGTCGAGTGAATGGCCAAAAGTGTGGTTGGGAGGAAATGAGATAAAGAATGGGAAAAGCAGTTTGTAAATGGTGATATGCTGGACATATAAGTTATTATTCATTATAACCTGCTTATTAATAGGAATGAGTCAAGATAAAAGAGAATGGGTACAGTTTTTGCTCAGGATCATATTCTTGTCCATACCTAGaaatgaaatgtattaaaaaggCAAGTGGATAGAGGACAACAGGGGCTAGaatgcatttttatattaaaaaaaactaattacaatcaaggggtggaggggagagaagatTGAATGGGCAGGTCAGGGGACCTGAGTTCCGATTCCAACTCTGCCACCAGTTCCCAGGAGACCTCCACCAAGGCTCTGCCTGTCTCTGAACCTTaattttcttatctctaaaaAGAGATTGAGAAGAATGACAAAAAGTTGTCACTTCTTGAACAGCCCTGACCTTTCAGCACTGGTTCAGCAGGATTCTGAGGCTGTGTGCAGATACAACGGGAGGACAGTGCCTTGCTTATAGAGGGGCGCCTGCCCAGGTTGCCCCAGGGCAAGATGGCTGTACCTTTCAGTGTATTTACCATCCCCAGGTGTACTCCAGGCCTAGGTCATTATGTAAAGGGATAGGATCTCAAAAAAATACACCACTGAATCAAGGATTTCATGTTTTTGGAGATGAATGGTAAAGCAGAAATCCACTTATGGATGATCTAAAGTTACATTTATCCTCCAGGAAGCTGCTTATTTATGTCTGAGGATACTAAGAACCTCTATCCAAGGCAGATGTGACACCAGAAAATTCAGAGTATGATCTCAGAGTAGGCACTCATAGTGATCAAACATGTTGATCATGGAATGAGTCCATTTTTCACGCCTCAAGACAtttctttaaaccactttattgtgGAATGATTGCCATACAAAATGCTGTACatatttcatgtgtacaacatgtATACAACTTGACACGTTTGGAATCAAGACAGTTTTTGACATTCCATGGACTCGGACCCTCATTCACGTCCCAGAGGTAGGATGCTGTGAGCAGCAGCCACACTGCAGAGAGACAGCACTAGAGCACAGTGTGCCTTGAAACAGGTTCTGCTTTCACCCAAACCCTTGGGGCTAGTAGAGTTCTTGGAGATTAGATAACCTCCCTCCCTTCACAGTGCAGAGGGGGATATTGAGGCCCAGAGACACAAATGAGTGGCAGGGCTAGGACTCAGCCCAGGATGCATGATGCTAAACCCAGAGTTCAGCCTATACAGGCCCAGAACTCATCTTTTGCCCTAAAGAAGCCTTCATGCCCTGCTAACCACCTCTCCCCTaccctccctccacctgcccaCATGAGATGGTCCTTACCTTGTCTAAGAAGACACCTACAGACACAGAACAGAAAGATGCTCAGGCCCACAGAGACACAGATGATGGCCACAGCCAAGATGATCCAGAAATTATCACTCCACCAACTCATTGCCATGGGATCCTGAGaagaatggaaagagaggaatgaGGCATGAGTGAAAGGCTTCCTGGGGTGGTGGGAGCAGTTATCTACCATGTTGTACAGCTGCATCTGCTTAGGGACCAGGCAGGCACTGGTTCACAGTCAAACCCTGCTGATTGGCAGCTGGGAGACCTCAGGCAGGTGACTTAACCTTCttcaagcctcagtgtcctcatctacaATATGGGAGTGATACTGTCTACTACCTCAAGGGGAATTTATGAAGATTAGAGATAAGACATGTACTTATTAGTTCCCCTAGAAACTGTAGACatagggactttgctggtggtgcagtggttaagactccaagctcccaatgcagggggcctgggttcgatccctagtcagggaactagatcctacatgcatggcacagctaagagttcgcatgtcacaactaaagagcccttgagccacgactaaggagcctgcctgctgcaactaagacctggtgcaaccaaataaacagaTGGAAACTGTACACATAATCACTGCTCTTTCTCATACTGTCAAACATGTAGCAGGAAGGGAAAATGCCATTGAAAGCAATAACTGACTGTAGTTGTTTTTATATCGAAGGGGCGACATAGACTTAATTCATAACAGAGGAGACAGAATTTTgagagcttttttgttttttgaggtggGTGTTAGAAAAATACCTTGATGGGTCTCTTTGAGTGAGGCATGGTCAGAAGGAGAAGGTAAAGATGCAAAGCAAACTGAATTAGTCTGCGTGAGAAAAGTAACAGCCTTTGGGGGCTAAAGGCTGGCTGACTAGAGAGGAGGAGAGTTTGGGAAGAGGGtcagagcagagggagaggtcacgaagagagtaggtcttaaatATTCTCCCCACAAGAAAGAGTAATTGTGTGACGTggtggaggtgttagctaacactatgAGGGTAATCATTGTGCAATATGTAAGTGTATCAATTAACATGTAGCACACCTTCAAGCtatgcaatgttatatgtcaattatatctcaataaatctaagggaaaaaaaagaagagagcagAAAGTTGGAGCATCAGTAGAAAGTCCCCATAGTGGAAAATAACCAATGCATTTGTAGGAAAGTTATGTCTAATATTCAGTCTTCAAATGTTGCCTGTATAATGCTGTGCTGTGACTGTCTGTTCCCATCAAATCTTCAATAAAATTGCGCAACAGAAGCTTGTATGAACAGAGCCTGGGGAGAAATGACATGTGTGCAGTGGTTTTTCAAGCAGGGGTGACACACGGGTAAGTAGAACAGCAGCTGCCAGGCTCCAAGTGACAGTGGGGAGCAGACTGCCGGACGGACTCATAGGAGTAGCCTCCAGGAATTCAGGGAGATCTCGGGGAAAGGCTGAGCTCCCCTCTTCTGTGGAATAGACCCTTTGCTAGTTGATTTggatattaaaatagaaataattcttGAGGACTGGGAGATATCCAGACATGTCCTGGTTATATGAGAGTCACCTCCCTGTGTCACCATTTAGCCAATGGAAACTCAGCCACGTATGTTCATGTAGTGCCATTTCTGATTCATGCTtttgcactatttacaatatcacTGAGGACCCAGGAAGGGGGCCGAGGAACAGGGGCCAAATTAGGCTGCTGCTAAAACCATTATTACTACAAAGTCCTAATGACTTATTATTTAAACATGTGTTTGAATTCCTGGCATAGTGTCTTCATGTGTTAAGTTGTTACATAATGATTTGGATTTTTAGTTGcaaacttcatttcttttgtgaAGGTTTGGCTTGGTCAATATAAtgttctttggctattcagaaagTTAAATGTGGCAAAACCAATCGTGTAACTAGCACTTTTCTATAAACATGATTCTGCAGCTTCCTTTTTTGTTCAACATCATGTTTTTGTCATTTATCGATGTTGGTGAATGTGCTGGGGATTTACTCTTAAGGGAGTGAAGTGTCCGCTACTGGGGGTATCTCCCCCACAAGGCATGCACTCAGCAGAGGTTTTGTTGTAGATCACATTTTCAGGGTGcacaaaagaaagcaagagaggaagaagaccaaagggaaaaaggaaaaccgTGGAGAATGGAAACTTGGTTCTCAGCAGGGACCTGTGAAATTTGGTTGTGCAGAGCCCAAAGGGCACTGGACTTAAGAAGATGCCACATATCAGAAGGCAGCCTCTTTGTTCAACAAACCTAAATTGGAATCTCTCCTTCTTTAGCTGTAGGGAGCCaattagatagataggtagataggtcaACAGATAGACAGCAaactagctagctagctagatacacacctacatacatacatagatggATACTTAGATAGATAGGTACATAGAtggaatgatggatggatgaaaggatggatagatagctagatagacagacagaaatttcttccctccattttctcattctcttatttattttaattgaactatagttttacaatattgttttagttttggGTGTaggcaaagtaattcagttatatatatatatattctttttcagattcttttccattataggttattataagatgttgagtatagttccctgtgctatacagtaaatccttgttgcttatctattttatatatagtggtgtgtatctgttaatcccatactcctaatttatccctctcctccttcccctttggtagctataagcttgttttctatgtctgggagtttgtttctgttttgcaaacaagttcatttgtattattttttttaattccacatataagtgatattgtaacagtttttgtctttctatgtctgacatttcacttagtatgataaactctaggtccatccatgttgctgcaaatgatattatttcattcctttttatgtctgagtaatattccactgtgtgtgtgtgtgtgtgtgtgtgtgtgtgtgtgtgtgtgtgtatgtaccacatcttctttatccatgcttctgttgatggacactcacTCGCTTTTCTCTTACTTAAATGTCTCCTGGTTCTCAGTCTAATTttccattcatattttctatatatttgtccttttcttttactCCTGATGAGTTTCTCCAACAAGAAACATAAacaggacttccccagtggtccagtggttaagactctgtacttctgctgctgggggcacgggttcaaccccGGTCAAGGAAGTTCCTCATGCcgtgcagtgaggccaaaaaaaaaaaaaaaagaaaagaaaagaaacataaatatacTCTTTAGAGCTGTAGAAATACATACCAGAGATAGAGTTAAAAGCTGTTGCTTCTGAAAAGCATGactgggtgggaggaaggaagtgggaggCTAGGTGGCTGTGACGTTCCACTTAACCCCTCTGAATTCCTTGATTTTTTAAGTTTTGCGTTTACTTTGATAACATTGAAAAAAAGAGTCAATTAACCATATAGTGTAGCTTCCCATTGTTCAGATTTCAAGTTCAAAGGAATTTTATTCTCATCAGATTCttggggaagaaagaggaagtagGATGATGTCAGAAAGTGAAACTATGGGTCACTTTTCAGAACTATGCACAATGGTAAGAATTACAAATCAAATGGGTCTGATTTGCCATCAGATGTTGCATGTGTGTTTGGTGCGCCAAGCATTCTACAAGAGCTTTCTCATCACTCACCTCATTTCATCCTTACCACCATACCCTTTTCTAGACAGGGACCTGAGACAGAGGTGAAATGACCTGCCCCAGGTCACCCAGGTAGGAGGGAGGGTAGaatgttttctctctgtgtcacAGGGCCTTCCGCTGAAGATGTTAGTCATGATGCCTTTGAATCATCAAGGAAAGGCCAAATGGGGGTCAGGATACCTTACT
The DNA window shown above is from Hippopotamus amphibius kiboko isolate mHipAmp2 chromosome 17, mHipAmp2.hap2, whole genome shotgun sequence and carries:
- the SCIMP gene encoding SLP adapter and CSK-interacting membrane protein; its protein translation is MAMSWWSDNFWIILAVAIICVSVGLSIFLFCVCRCLLRQGKKWEVAKPLKQKQRDEETMYENVTDQFSVQLPPLPPRGALSAEVASPQETPSLPPAAYSSVNKVRNKKTVAVSSYIEPEDDYDDVDIPAKTKNHHPETTVSSFWQAEEGSHSLF